The Bombina bombina isolate aBomBom1 chromosome 9, aBomBom1.pri, whole genome shotgun sequence sequence TATAGAAGGGTGGGGGGATAGGTTGTCCCATGAGCAGATCCCTCCCAGGcattttgcataaataaataaaacagttcTGGGGGTGGAGGAGGTTGCACTGAGGGGGAGAATCCAGCTGGCTCATCTGACACTGCAGTTCAGGGGAGAGACAGAAAGCAGACTGTGTCATGTTACAAACTAGTGTGGAGCAGTCACATCTCAGCTCTCCACCAGTAGAGAATTACACCTTCCCAAATGGGGACTTTCATGTGTAATTTCCTGGCCATTCTGACAAGCAACTAAAATCCAAGCAAAAGAGGGAGCCACAGCCAAGCCTAACATCTGAGCAGAACTTTTCCTGGATCTggaagttttgcttattttgtaacTACCAACCTTTGGATGTACCTGGTCATCACTGCCACCCTGGACCCTGGATTCTGTCTCTTGGATTAACATTTGgggtttatttattgtatttatgtatttattgttcctCTAGACATGGAAGGGAAGAGCTGTAACGCTGCTAGCAAAGATACCCACGCAAGGAGTGTAAAGTTCCCCCACAGGACTGAAGAGTGCGGGAGGTGCAGCAGGTCTTCTGCCCTCATGGGATGTGGTTTTGCCGGGGTATCTGCATTTTCTCTGGTTCTCAGCCTCCTGTTACACTTTAGAACTTCAGACTTGCAGTCCAGGGTTTTAGATTTAGAGAGGCAGAGATATGCTCAGCTCTCTGCCTCAGTCTCTGCAGACCAAATGGAGACATCTATTTTGGGAAGAGTTGACCAACTGCTGGAAGAGGTCTGTACACATTTACTTATTGCACCTTTTTGCTTTGAATGAAATAACAGAAGTTCTAAAACCACATGCTTGTCAGTCCATCCAGATTCCTGCACAGTCACATCTCTGTTTTGCTTTCATTGCCATTAACTGCACACAAAATATTTACTATATCTTATCTACTACACACTTTCTACACATAATACAATTTACTTAAATGTATAAACACACTGAATAGGATTTGCCCCAAATTATTTGCCAATAAGTTATATTTCACAATTTGAGCTTTCATTCTTTTGtgtaacacacacacttatacacacacacacatacacacacatacacacacatactcttatacacacaaacccacacacaccctcacacacgtatttacacatacacacacacacacttatacacacacaaacacacatatacacacacatacatactcttatacacacaaacccacacacaccctcacacacttatttacacatacacacacttatacacacacaaacacacatatacacacacatactcttatacacacaaacccacacacaccctcacacacttatttacacatacacacacacacttatacacacacaaacacacatatacacacacatacatacgcacatacatatacacacacacacacaacacaaacacgcacacacacacacacacatacatacatacatacacacacacacaaacataatgtaaacacacacacacacatatatctaagtTATTTGAGGCAAACTCAATATAAACAGAAACTAAATATTGTTATAAGTTTTACTATCGATTGTCAGCTCTTTAGATTATAGCATGTCCCATTGCAAGGCTGTTGTATCAATATAGAAAAATCTATAACAATATATAGTAAATGACCAATTGTTTAGCAATATAAGTGCCACAAATTTTCATGAGCACAAATAGACAAACAAATGTGTGGTTAGGTACTTTGGAGTCCCCAGAACttatcaataacaataataataataataataataataataagtctatATGTACTAACAATACTTTGGGCAGATGGTAaaaagattgtaagctctttggatgAGCAGATACACTATATTAATATGGTGCATGGCATGCACTGGTGTGCACTGAAGATGAGTGCTTTACATTCCTTGGCACAGGTCTGATATAACAATATATACTGTTGATGCAAAGTCTCTATCAATAAGAGTctagtgttttatttttgtaattaaaggTTATAAAATGAAATCACCTAAAACATTTAATTCTGTTTAAAGTAATATTCAGAGGGCAGAAAGGGAGCAGATGCTCTTGTCTTGGATTGTGAGCCAGGACTTCTGGAGAGGACCATTTAGGGGGCTTTGTAGCTGTTTTGATGGTCCTGATTAAAGTTGCATCCCCCAAAGTTTTTCAGACTGGAGTAGTTTGGGAATCTGCATTGTATTTTGTTAGAACATTGTCTCTTTAGATTAcattattgttttaaaatgtacaAGTTTTTTTGCAGCAGTGTGATTGTTCTGTTGCTGATTTGTATCACAATGAATAATTAATGAATTGATTTAGAAATCATATTCTGGTGCGGAGTGAACAAGGCATGGTTCACTTGCCTGAAGATGAAGTGGAATTACCACTTTGAATAAACAGAAGTATCTAGAACATTTTGTAGATTCTGACATCTAAAACACTGTTTCTATATAAGGACTAACCTTGTCTATTTGTATACTGCTGGCAAAATATACTTTTTTGAGGGTTCAGAGTCTCCAGTTGGGTCTATGGTTCCCTATAAAACAGACTTATGTGATATTTATTTATAGAAATTACTGATTTATCTAAAAAGTTTTTTCACTTAGGAAAGAGATCTATCCATGTCACCTTTGTTCAATTTATGGGTTATGGGTCAGGAACGTTTTAGGACAAAATAATCTGAGCAGTTACTTTGCCAACCTGAACTATTCATCTACCTCTCTATAGAGAGTGCTTCTCTACTTTTCAACTGGTTTATCTCACTTAAGTTGAACTATTTTGAAGTTGTAAATATTTATCATGCGTTGATCAATAGAATTTTAAATTTGTTGACCAGCTCAAATCAAAGGGACAACTCATCTCTGGAGTATTATATATCTTGAATCCAACCTACGCACCAGGAATGTGCATTTTACCCATGCAGAGAGTTTAGAAATAAACCATTTGCAGAGAAGAGATTTCTGTGTGTTGCAAATGATATACAGGTTATGGAAATATGAGAGAGCTTTATATATGGCTTAAATTCTATACTAATGTTTATTAGCAGAAATAATTGTTGAGTTAAATTATTTTTAGCAATTTACTGTGAACAAATGATTGCAGTTCTGCTCCATCCACTCTTCAGAGATCATGAAGATGGAGTTTGCAAACTTGTACTGTAAATTGGAAAAAAAGCAAATCAGAACTCTGTGTTCAGAATTAGGGTGAAGTAGATTAACACCTCATTGCTGGcacaaaaaaacattgattaaaaggtagtaaattatggggtttttttacagaaAGTGCAAGGTTATTAAATGTGTTAGAGCCACAGGTGTTCTTATTTGGTAATACACGTGTATAATAACTGCAGATTTTTAAGCCACATGTGAAAACACCTGTTAAATATTCTCAACATGTTTTAGGGCATATTGTAAGTTTACATTGTGGTCTCCAAGATTGTTTAACAAGTAAGTTATGTTAACACAAGGGAGCAAATGTTGCTTCTCTTAATAgccatgaaagggttaaagggacattcaatactTAATAAATGCTATAGATAAtgatgtattaaaaataaatatgagccTGACAATAATATGTAGACATATACTatatagctgtttaaatattaaacaagtgtaaagtttaaaGTACCAATGACCTAAGATCTCCGCTCTCGAGAGATTATCTAAAAATTCTTGTCAGTACTGCGAGAGGGAATGTTAGAAAGACACATTTTAGCTATAGgaccgatttatcaaaggcttcaccagCCTTCGCCcccccatacgactgcaggttctcacaagaaaacctgcagtccgtatttatgaagcagcggtcatcagacatctTAGGTGAAGAATTTATATCTCCCGGTCTcgcccggggagattgacagctcctgcccgtgggTGATTGGCTGTGCGAGAGCAAGGGGgccattgcacaagagcgcaaaattgcgttcttgtgcaatgctgaattcaggcagcggaattcagcccaccagaggcaaaCTGTGGCGGAGAGGGGCGCAAAAAGGTTAGGGAAGCCGCggcctgatgaccgctgcttcataaatacggactgcaggttttcttgtgagaacctgcagtcatagtagGGGCGAAGGCTgtcgaagcctttgataaatcgaccccatagagttGTTCTATCACTTTGCAGGTTCCGGATcacaaacattacaatataatgctctacATGTTGGTGAATTTTTAATCATTAAGCCCCTAGCCTACATGTTGCTGCTTTTAAAAGCTTGATGTCTTATCTTATCCTCTCTGCtgaggtatatctatatataagctaCTTAAGAGTATGTATAATGTCtgttgtctttttaaagggacagtagtcagcttgagattttttatataaaatgtttagttttgtgtaaTAAAACGACTTTACAATAAACTTTTATTGTTATCCCCTTTTCATGCTatttagctcttaaagggacattatacactcattttttctttgcataaatgttttgtagatgatctatttatatagcccataaagttttttttttaaataaatgtatagttttgcttatttttaaataacattgctctgattttcagactcctaaccaagccccaaagttttatgtgaatactgtcagctaccttctccaacttgctcctgtttgtgtaaagggtcttttcatatgcagaggaagggggagggggagtgtcttatttgccacttgcagtgggctttccagctaccttttcaacagagccaaactgacagcttctaagtaagtttttaaacagttttatactggatttttatatcagtatctgtgcatcttattctttatagtagtttctattacatgcaggtatatgaaaatgagtgtatactgtctctttaaaagatttTTAATTTTCAGAACGGAAAATGCACTCTGCTGATGTATCAGGCTAACATTGCTAcataaatgtccctaattggctttagctgattaacaactgcaaaacaataaaccttatactaactttatgacagtgaatagccttgttgtctgtagaccaaagcccagattggctctttcaaataaagcagatagtgggtggagtttggctatttaaaaaaaagaataattgttattttgttttaaaaacgtttagagttgactgatatgttattctatagcaacaaaacagaaatgtcttgtgattacctaaagggacagtcaagtccaaagaaaacttttatgtttcaaatagggcatgtaattttaaacaactttccaatttaattttatcaccaattttgctttgttctcttggtattcttagttgaaagctaatcctaggaaggctcatatgataatttcttagaccttgaagccgcctcttatcacatgctttttcatttgcttttcacaacaggggagagctagttcatgtgagtcatatagataacattgtgatcacacctgtggattgtggcagacactgcactaattggctaaaatgaaagtcaatagataataaataaaatgtcatgtgatcgggggctgtcagaagatgcttagatacaaggtaatcacagaggtaaaaagtgtattattataaccgtgttggttatgcaaaactggggaatgggtaataaagggattatctatcttttaaaacaacacaaattctggtgttgacagtccctttaattaaGGTATATAGCCATCTAACTCACTGTACGGTGCATATACAAGTACTGTATATAATTAGATTTGTATGCTCTAACTTAATTTCTGAGCATTTCTGACTTTGATACACAAGGTCAGCGGAAGAATTTTAATAATAGAACTATGATTTCCCTGCCTCGTGGCATCTGGGGTTATGAATCCTCACAATCCTTAGTAAGCGAGTAATTCTGCTTTACTGATGTACAATTTTAGTTATACCACTCAAATTTTCTTGTCTCTAACTCCATTGACAGAAAGGGCTGTCAAACCTCATACCATATTGATGTATGGAATCTTTCTTTGGCTAAGTGTACCAAATTAAAAAATGGtggctaaattagcaaaaataaatatataaagggcAAAAAATAAATGTGAGTAAgtattttttgcaaataaaagtgtttattgcaAAAGCACATAGTACATTTCACTTTTACCTCCCTTTAAAGATGAGAAAAGTCTGATTCACTTCATAAGTTACAAACTTATTCCTGGAACGTTAAGGAGTTAACAATACCATGAATCCTAACGAGTATAATGAATATACTATTTTCTAAAGTGAATTAGTATTTCTTATATCTAGCCCTCTAATCAGCCTTACAAGCTACTAGTAGTAGTAgtagggcactttaattaatcaaaattgacatttcacccgttttcttcaaaaacttaccttttactcctgacagccgctccagcgattcccccggccgtcggaagcctcttcatacgtcagaaatgacgaatccggctttctccaatcacggcttcccccccgggggaattatggcctggaggaagccggatttgtcattttggacccgcaaagagggcttgcgacgggcggaggtaGCGctacagcggctgtcaggattaaaaggtacgtttttgaagaaaactagtgaaattttGATTAAATTTAAGTGCTCTTGTTttttataggattattaaaaaccggccactaattcatcgaaattgaccttcactttaaagggagaatttttgttacaaaaaagaaaatctaatgtgtTTGAGTATTTTATCACTGCACTATTGATTGAATATAATTCTGTGTTTATCCCCTGTTAATGCATTCAGTGCGCATGAGATTCATGTGGTTGACATTCTGATTGGATGAAAATTCTGAGACAAAAAATgggcataaaaaatacatataagaataatatatataaacatttgtatatGGTGGGCTGGGGACTAATTAAAGCACAATAATGTAAATTAAAGTCATGGTAAATTGTACCGTTATAGTGTAACGCTAGTCTGAATCTAAAGaataaattaaaaggacattcatTCATGATTTTGAAGTGAAACAGCTCGCACCGTTCTACTAAAATAACACCTTTCGGCCTCCCAATGCATTTGCAAAACTACTTTTTTAATGATGCTATGTTTCCACCTCTTgcccaatagctgtgctagccatagGCTAAGTTCCTTTTAATTTAGCCTATAGATTCAGGCTAGCGTTTGAATAACGCTACAATTTACCATCActgtaaaataaattgtatttacatttttattaataaactaTATAGGAAAATGGTTACTATAAATGAATTCAACATAACTATATATACTACTCAGATAAAAAAAATATGGTACAAATATACAAgcttttaaagttaaagggacagtctactccaaaattgttattgtttaaaaagatagataatccctttaatacccattccccagttttgcacaaccaacactgttatattaatatacttgttacctctgtaattaccttggatctaagcctttgcagactgcccccttatttcagtttttttgacagacttgcatttagctaatcagtgccctctcactgcacgggcgtggtcacaatgttatctgtatggcacacatgaacttacgccctctagctgtaaaaaactgccaaatgcattgaaaaaaGGGGCGGTCTTCAAGGGTTAACATTTCTCTTTAGCAAGAGCCTTTGTCTACTCCCATGATCTAAGGCAACTACCATAATAGATTTCATCCAGTGCGCTGTGCCCTGTGACGCTGCTTGTGTGACCGCTCAGTGAGCACACTAGAGAAAATCAGATGTGGTGAATGGCTGCCTTTAGAATAGCTGAACCTCTGATTGCTAATTCAAATTTTAATTAATCTGCTGGTAAGACCATTTGGAGGTAAATTATTGCAATTTGGGAAAATATTAAGCATATTTTCTGATTGATCTATCAAGTTGTTTTCCCCCCAGCTTTTCTTGTATTTTAACTCTGAAATTTGTTCTACTGGCCCTAAAGTGGCTATGGTGCAGATCACTCACCCTACAACATGATACgcagtgattgtttgatcaatgctgggacatacagtatatatatatatatatatatttacttctactatcaaatttacttaattcttttggtatcatttgttgaaatttcAGTTCCAgggtagtaatgcactactgagaacaagCTGACAGGTGAGTCAATTATAAGCCAATTaggagctagctcccattagtgcatctAAAtcgtgacattttaattttgactctactatccctttaagggcgctttatttgaatttatttttatgaCTTGCAGAatctcctctgtttttttttttttttaaaccatttggcTGCATAAAGCATTGTATTGCACCCTGTGTcaaccaaagggttaaagggacagtcaaccatagaattgttattgttttaaaagatagataatccctttattacccattccccagttttgcataaccaacacagttatattaatgtactttttacctctgtgattaccttgtatctaggaaccttcttccagccccctgatcacatgactgtgactgtttattatctattgccttaaatttagcattgtgttgtgctagatcttaaataactttctgtgcctgaacacagtgttatctatatagcccacgtgtactttctgtctctttgtgttgaaaagagatttaaaaagcatgtgataagagacagccctcaaaggcttagaaattagcatatgagcccacctaggtttagtttaaactaagaataccaagagaaaaaagcaaatttgatgataaaagtaaattggaaagtcgattaaaattaaaagtcctatctgaataatgaaagtttaatttatacttgactgtccctttaacatgcggcTACCCCCTGAAATATTAGGTTACTAAAGATGGTTTACTGATAGTCATTTGCCCAGTAATTTAATTTCAACTGCATTTAGCTTAAACAGATATTCATCAATGGAGCGACTAAACCTtctgagattattatttttttggcatatttataaACTCCCCTAATGAGCCTCTGCCGGGGAGATCAGATAAAAAGAACCTGTTTTATTAAACTACAATAACTTAGGggccaattatctaaaggtctctgggctggcgagattatttaaggaTGCTTTCCAGTCCTGTTTTCCTGGTAGAATTATCTATAGTCACTTTttacatatactgcattttcatatggggaggagatgcatatattacaaaagtgcacaattaaatttggaatttaaaaaccataaaaaatgaataattgaaccatttacacaTAAATATGCCTGCATCTGCCTGTATATGGAAACGGAGAGCAATCGgtgatatgaaggcagatgcctgatcgttacagacggtgacactgtgtgtgtcactgtgtgtgtcaccgtctgtaacgatcagctTCTTCTGATAAAgccaaatagtggcataaaatataccaaaatgggcctagatcaataccttgggccgtcttatttaaaaaatatattccgTTTTCAAAGGTAAATCAAAAAATCTaaatctctatttctgtttaatcagGGTGAtagtaaaaatactaaaaattctccTGTACTTTCATCAAGttgttctctgaaattcccggtagcgaaggTATAAAGATAATTCCACCTGTGAGGGTCGGTGTGAAAAAAAGTCTGATCTGGCGAGGTTTCGATAGTTAGAACCTGGCAGTGCCCATTACTAAAATGaaacttatagggacatgaaacacaaaattattcttccattattcagatagagaatacaattttgaaaaagttttgaaatatacttctattatcaaattcacgtttttcttatgttattctttgttgaagagatatctagataggtagcatacaCATATCTGgagcatctagtgctcttgctaatgtataacattgtcatatagttctgccatctagtgctcttgcttatgtgtaacattgtcatatagtgctgccatctagtgctcttgctaatgtgtaacattgtcatatagtgctgttatctagtgctcttgctaatgtataacattgtcatatagtgctgccatctagtgctcttgctaatgtataacattgtcatatagtgctgccatctagtgctcttgcttatgtgtaacattgtcatatagtgctcccatctagtgctcttgctaatgtataacattgtcatatagtgctgccatctagtgctcttgctaatgtataacattgtcatatagtgctgccatctagtgctcttgcttatgtataacattgtcatatagtgctgccatctagtgctcttgctaatgtataacattgtcatatagtgctaccatctagtgctcttgctaatgtataacattgtcatatagtgctgccatctagtgctcttgctaatgtataacattgtcatatagtgctgccatctagtgctcttgcttatgtataacattgtcatatagtgctgccatctagtgctcttgcttatgtgtaacattgtcatatagtgctgccatctagtgctcttgctaatgtataacattgtcatatagtgctgccatctagtgctcttgcttatgtgtaacattgtcatatagtgctgccatctagtgctcttgctaatgtataacattgtcatatagtgctgccatctagtgctcttgctaatgtataacattgtcatatagtgctgccatctagtgctcttgcttatgtataacattgtcatatagtgctgccatctagtgctcttgctaatgtataacattgtcatatagtgctgccatctagtgctcttgctaatgtataacattgtcatatagtgctgccatctagtgctcttgctaatgtataacattgtcatatagtgctgccatctagtgctcttgctaatgtataacattgtcatatagtgctgccatctagtgatcttgcgaatgtataacattgtcatatagtgctgccatctagtgctcttgcgaatgtataacactgtcatatagtgctgccatctagtgctcttgctaatgtataacactgtcatatagtgctgccatctagtgctcttgctaatgtataacattgtcatatagtgctgccatctagtgctcttgctaatgtataacactgtcatatagtgctgccatctagtgctcttgctaatgtataacattgtcatatagtgctgccatctagtgctcttgctaa is a genomic window containing:
- the LOC128640364 gene encoding collagen alpha-1(XIII) chain-like, which gives rise to MEGKSCNAASKDTHARSVKFPHRTEECGRCSRSSALMGCGFAGVSAFSLVLSLLLHFRTSDLQSRVLDLERQRYAQLSASVSADQMETSILGRVDQLLEEKLKSHLPRLREARDTSPKCLCPPGPPGARGRRGKNGDSGTVSLSLEHLVVKCYYRLHF